Proteins from a genomic interval of Kitasatospora kifunensis:
- the polA gene encoding DNA polymerase I: MLLDGHSLAYRAFYALPVENFNTSTGQPTNAVYGFASMVANTVRDEAPTHLAVAFDVSRKTFRSEEFPDYKANRAKTPDEFRSQIGLIGELLDAMKVPRLSLEGFEADDIIATLATAAEADGFEVLIVTGDRDALQLVTEHITVLYPTKGVSELTRYTPEKVGEKYGVTPRQYPDLAALRGDPSDNLPGIPGVGEKTAAKWVNQFGSFDELVARADEVKGKIGEKLREHLDSVKRNRVLTELVRDVELPLGVADLGREPFDREAVGQLMESLEFRNTNFRDRVFALDVGNAQAAQEAVAAPGVEVAGELLTEPGALAGWLAQHAAGTEQVALAAVYQWALGSGEVQEVALATAESAAWFDPSQLAEADERAFAAFLADPARPKALHIAKQVMRAFAERGWQIEGIAADTALAAYLEKPGRRTFTLEVLAEEYLGRSLAPVEAAESGQLAFDAPEEDATAGAQALMVQARTVLDLAALFEARLAEAGAVELVRDMELPIAALLARMERTGIAADRAWLQSLEQQFATEIQRVVEEAHRAAGREFNLGSPKQLQEILFGELALPKTKKIKTGYTTDADALTWLAGQTDNELPVILLRHRDQAKLRTTVEGLLKTVSPQGRIHTTFNQMVAATGRLSSQDPNLQNIPVRTEEGRLIRRAFVVGEGYESLLTADYSQIELRIMAHLSEDQALIEAFASGEDLHTTVASSVFSVAPEAVDAEMRRKIKAMSYGLAYGLSAFGLSQQLGIKPAEAQGLMDTYFERFGGIRAYLHRVVEEARATGYTETLLGRRRYLPDLTSDNRQRREMAERMALNAPVQGSAADIVKIAMLRVDEALTRAELRSRMLLQVHDEIVLELAPGEREAVEAIVREQMAGAYDLRAPLDVSVGVGPNWEAAAH; this comes from the coding sequence ATGCTGCTCGACGGCCATTCCCTCGCCTACCGGGCGTTCTACGCCCTGCCGGTGGAGAACTTCAACACCTCCACCGGGCAACCGACCAACGCCGTCTACGGCTTCGCCTCGATGGTCGCCAACACCGTGCGCGACGAGGCCCCCACCCACCTCGCGGTGGCCTTCGACGTCTCCCGCAAGACCTTCAGGTCCGAGGAGTTCCCCGACTACAAGGCCAACCGGGCCAAGACCCCCGACGAGTTCCGCAGCCAGATCGGTCTGATCGGCGAGCTGCTGGACGCGATGAAGGTGCCGCGCCTGTCGCTGGAGGGCTTCGAGGCCGACGACATCATCGCCACCCTGGCCACCGCCGCCGAGGCGGACGGCTTCGAGGTGCTGATCGTCACCGGCGACCGGGACGCGCTCCAGCTGGTCACCGAGCACATCACCGTCCTCTATCCCACCAAGGGCGTCTCCGAGCTGACCCGTTACACCCCCGAGAAGGTCGGCGAGAAGTACGGGGTGACGCCCCGTCAGTATCCGGACCTGGCCGCGCTGCGCGGTGACCCGTCGGACAACCTGCCCGGCATCCCCGGTGTCGGCGAGAAGACCGCCGCCAAGTGGGTCAACCAGTTCGGCTCCTTCGACGAGCTGGTCGCCAGGGCCGACGAGGTCAAGGGCAAGATCGGCGAGAAGCTGCGCGAGCACCTCGACTCGGTCAAGCGCAACCGGGTGCTCACCGAACTGGTCCGCGACGTCGAACTGCCGCTGGGCGTGGCCGATCTGGGCCGTGAGCCGTTCGACCGCGAGGCGGTCGGACAGTTGATGGAGTCGCTGGAGTTCCGCAACACCAACTTCCGCGACCGGGTCTTCGCACTCGACGTGGGCAACGCGCAGGCGGCACAGGAGGCGGTGGCCGCCCCCGGTGTCGAGGTGGCGGGTGAACTGCTCACCGAGCCCGGCGCGCTGGCCGGCTGGCTGGCCCAGCACGCCGCCGGCACCGAGCAGGTCGCGCTGGCCGCCGTCTACCAGTGGGCGCTGGGCAGCGGCGAGGTCCAGGAGGTGGCGCTGGCCACCGCCGAGTCCGCCGCCTGGTTCGACCCCAGCCAGCTGGCCGAGGCGGACGAACGCGCCTTCGCCGCCTTCCTCGCCGACCCCGCCCGCCCCAAGGCGCTGCACATCGCCAAGCAGGTGATGCGGGCCTTCGCCGAGCGGGGCTGGCAGATCGAGGGCATCGCCGCCGACACCGCGCTCGCCGCCTACCTGGAGAAGCCCGGGCGGCGCACCTTCACCCTGGAGGTGCTCGCCGAGGAGTACCTGGGCCGATCCCTGGCCCCCGTGGAGGCGGCCGAGAGCGGCCAACTCGCCTTCGACGCCCCTGAGGAGGACGCCACGGCCGGCGCCCAGGCGCTGATGGTGCAGGCCCGTACCGTGCTCGACCTGGCCGCCCTCTTCGAGGCCCGGCTGGCCGAGGCCGGCGCGGTCGAGCTGGTGCGCGACATGGAGCTGCCGATCGCCGCGCTGCTGGCCCGGATGGAGCGCACCGGCATCGCCGCCGACCGCGCCTGGCTCCAGTCGCTGGAGCAGCAGTTCGCCACCGAGATCCAGCGCGTGGTGGAGGAGGCGCACCGCGCGGCCGGGCGCGAGTTCAACCTCGGCTCGCCCAAGCAGCTGCAGGAGATCCTCTTCGGCGAGCTGGCGCTGCCCAAGACCAAGAAGATCAAGACCGGTTACACCACCGACGCCGACGCGCTGACCTGGCTGGCCGGGCAGACCGACAACGAGCTGCCGGTCATCCTGCTGCGCCACCGCGACCAGGCCAAGCTGCGCACCACGGTGGAGGGGCTGCTCAAGACGGTCTCGCCGCAGGGCCGGATCCACACCACCTTCAACCAGATGGTGGCCGCCACCGGCCGCCTGTCCTCGCAGGACCCGAACCTGCAGAACATCCCCGTGCGCACCGAGGAGGGGCGCCTGATCCGGCGCGCCTTCGTGGTCGGCGAGGGGTACGAGTCGCTGCTGACGGCCGACTACTCGCAGATCGAACTGCGCATCATGGCCCACCTGTCCGAGGACCAGGCGCTGATCGAGGCCTTCGCCAGCGGCGAGGACCTGCACACCACGGTCGCCTCCTCGGTCTTCAGCGTCGCTCCCGAGGCCGTCGACGCGGAGATGCGCCGCAAGATCAAGGCGATGTCCTACGGCCTGGCCTACGGGCTGTCCGCCTTCGGGCTCTCGCAGCAGCTGGGCATCAAGCCGGCCGAGGCCCAGGGCCTGATGGACACCTACTTCGAGCGCTTCGGCGGGATCCGCGCGTACCTGCACCGGGTGGTCGAGGAGGCCCGCGCGACCGGGTACACCGAGACCCTGCTCGGCCGCCGCCGCTACCTGCCCGACCTCACCAGCGACAACCGCCAGCGCCGCGAGATGGCCGAGCGGATGGCGCTCAACGCCCCCGTGCAGGGCTCGGCCGCCGACATCGTCAAGATCGCGATGCTCCGGGTGGACGAGGCGCTGACCCGGGCCGAGCTGCGCTCGCGGATGCTGCTCCAGGTGCACGACGAAATCGTCCTCGAACTGGCCCCCGGCGAGCGCGAGGCGGTGGAGGCGATCGTGCGCGAGCAGATGGCCGGCGCCTACGACCTGCGCGCGCCGCTGGACGTCTCGGTCGGGGTCGGCCCCAACTGGGAGGCGGCCGCGCACTGA